A genome region from Panicum virgatum strain AP13 chromosome 4K, P.virgatum_v5, whole genome shotgun sequence includes the following:
- the LOC120704288 gene encoding protein IRREGULAR XYLEM 15-like, whose product MKGLSGAKLLVVHPSSNKSPGGAGSPGAVLGARRRVCAAVFLACFACVSLATTLLSAARDPGAAGAPGRASAAFAVPARGGGGGGGGAAAAGTGEGLPGYVFDALVQYSSAGGNSTASMPGADVRAIAAVLKRRAPCNLLVFGLGGETPLWRALNHGGRTVFLDENQYYVSHLEGRHPGLEAYDVAYTTTVREFPDLLDAARAARAAECRPVQNLLFSDCRLAINDLPNQLYDVSWDVILVDGPRGYTASSPGRMSAIFTAGVLARTRAGEDATTDVLVHDYEREVERACSREFLCEENRVAETSTRSLAHFVVRGGSAVRRDSFCSGAGAAAAH is encoded by the exons atgaAGGGGCTGAGCGGGGCGAAGCTGCTGGTCGTCCACCCGTCGTCGAACAAGTcgcccggcggcgcggggtcGCCCGGGGCGGTTCTTGGCGCGCGGCGCCGGGTGTGCGCCGCCGTGTTCCTGGCCTGCTTCGCGTGCGTGTCGCTGGCGACCACGCTGCTGTCGGCGGCGCGGGACccgggggcggccggcgcgcccgggagggcgtcggcggcgttcGCGGTGCCGGcgaggggcgggggcggcggcggcggcggcgcggcagcggcggggaccGGGGAGGGCCTGCCGGGGTACGTGTTCGACGCGCTGGTGCAGTACTCCTCGGCGGGCGGGAACTCGACGGCGAGCATGCCGGGCGCCGACGTGCGCGCCATCGCGGCGGTGCTGAAGCGGCGCGCGCCGTGCAACCTGCTGGTGTTCGGGCTCGGCGGGGAGACGCCGCTGTGGCGCGCGCTCAACCACGGCGGCCGCACCGTGTTCCTCGACGAGAACCAGTACTACGTCTCCCACCTCGAGGGCCGGCACCCGGGACTCGAGGCCTACGACGTCGCCTACACCACCACCGTCCGCGAGTTCCCCGacctcctcgacgccgcccgcgccgcccgcgccgccgagtGCCGCCCCGTCCAGAACCTCCTCTTCTCCGACTGCCGCCTCGCCATCAACGACCTCCCCAACCAGCTCTACGACGTCTCCTGGGACGTcatcctcgtcgacggcccgcgcGG GTACACGGCGTCGTCGCCCGGGAGGATGTCGGCGATATTCACGGCGGGGGTGCTGGCGCGGACGCGGGCCGGGGAGGACGCCACGACGGACGTGCTGGTGCACGACTACGAGCGGGAGGTGGAGCGGGCGTGCTCCAGGGAGTTCCTGTGTGAGGAGAACCGCGTCGCCGAGACCAGCACGCGGTCGCTCGCCCACTTCGTCgtgcgcggcggcagcgccgtCCGCCGGGATTCCTtctgctccggcgccggcgcggcggccgcccacTAG
- the LOC120704290 gene encoding EH domain-containing protein 1-like, whose translation MEIGRYPVSGCSKEHQKIYQEWFALADSDGDGRITGPDAIKFFGMSKLSRPDLKQVWAIADSRRQGYLGFPEFVAAMQLVSLAQAGNEITQDSLKRDDLGSLNPPVMEGLDALLAKSKHMVKRVDPELDGFPQEQSPSNKWFSSKSSKKIPLTAVTSVIDGLKKLYIEKLKPLEVTYKFNDFVSPLLTSSDFDAKPMVMLLGQYSTGKTTFIKHLLRTSYPGAHIGPEPTTDRFVVVMSGTDERTIPGNTIAVQADMPFSGLTTFGTAFLSKFECSQMRHPLLEHITFVDTPGVLSGEKQRTQRSYDFTGVTSWFAAKCDLILLLFDPHKLDISDEFKRVIGSLRGHDDKIRVVLNKADQVDTQQLMRVYGALMWSLGKVLNTPEVSRVYIGSFNDKPVNESAVGPLGKELFEREQDDLLSDLKDIPKKACDRRINEFVKRARAAKIHAYIIGHLKKEMPTMMGKAKAQQRLIDNLQDEFAKVQREYHLPAGDFPYVEHFKEVLSGYSFDKFEKVKPKMIQAVDDMLGYDIPELLKNFRNPYE comes from the exons ATGGAGATCGGGCGCTACCCCGTGAGCGGCTGCTCCAAGGAGCACCAGAAGATCTACCAGGAGTGGTTCGCGCTCGCGGACTCAG ATGGGGATGGCCGCATCACGGGCCCTGACGCCATCAAGTTCTTCGGCATGTCCAAGCTCTCCCGCCCCGACCTCAAGCAG GTATGGGCGATCGCGGACTCCAGACGGCAGGGGTACCTGGGTTTCCCCGAATTTGTCGCGGCAATGCAG CTAGTCTCTCTGGCTCAAGCAGGGAATGAGATCACTCAAGATAGCCTTAAGCGCGATG ATTTAGGCAGTTTGAATCCACCTGTGATGGAAGGTTTGGATGCTCTACTTGCG AAATCTAAGCATATGGTGAAGCGGGTGGATCCAGAATTGGATG GATTTCCTCAGGAACAATCACCTTCAAATAAATGGTTCAGCTCAAAGTCATCAAAGAAG ATACCGCTGACTGCTGTTACTTCTGTCATCGATGGCTTGAAAAAATTATACATCGAAAAGCTAAAGCCTTTGGAAGTTACATACAAATTCAATGATTTCGTTTCTCCTTTGCTG ACGAGTAGTGATTTTGATGCAAAGCCAATGGTTATGCTCTTAGGTCAATATTCTACTGGTAAAACAACTTTTATCAAGCATCTGCTAAGAACAAGCTATCCAG GTGCCCATATTGGACCAGAGCCAACAACAGACAGATTTGTCGTAGTCATG TCAGGAACTGATGAAAGGACTATTCCTGGGAATACTATTGCTGTTCAAGCCGACATGCCTTTTAGTGGTCTTACAACATTTGGGACTGCATTTTTATCCAAGTTTGAGTGCTCTCAGATGCGACATCCA CTGCTTGAGCATATCACATTTGTCGACACACCTGGTGTTCTTTCTGGTGAAAAGCAACGGACTCAACGTAGCTATGATTTCACTGGTGTGACATCATGGTTTGCTGCGAAGTGTGATCTTATTCTTCTTCTGTTTGATCCTCATAAGCTTGATATCAGCGATGAGTTCAAACGTGTCATCGGATCTTTACGTGGGCATGATGATAAAATACGTGTTGTTTTAAACAAGGCAGATCAAGTAGACACTCAACAG CTTATGAGAGTTTATGGTGCATTGATGTGGTCTCTCGGGAAAGTATTGAATACACCTGAGGTTTCACGTGTTTATATTGG GTCATTCAATGACAAACCAGTAAATGAATCAGCTGTTGGTCCACTTGGAAAGGAACTATTTGAGAGAGAGCAAGATGATCTCCTTTCTGATCTCAAAGATATCCCCAAGAAAGCATGTGATCGTCGA atcaatgaatttgttaAACGTGCTAGAGCTGCCAAGATTCATGCTTATATAATTGGCCATCTAAAGAAGGAGATGCCTACAATGATGGGCAAAGCGAAAGCCCAACAACGACTCATAGACAATTTGCAGGATGAGTTTGCGAAG GTGCAACGGGAATACCATCTTCCGGCAGGGGATTTCCCCTACGTGGAGCACTTCAAAGAGGTCTTGAGTGGGTATAGCTTCGACAAGTTTGAGAAAGTCAAACCCAAGATGATACAGGCAGTGGATGATATGCTTGGGTACGACATTCCTGAACTTCTCAAGAACTTCAGGAACCCATATGAGTGA
- the LOC120704291 gene encoding probable beta-1,4-xylosyltransferase IRX14, whose protein sequence is MMKSLLPQSQLRRSSARPSGAAAAAGGDGAAADGGGALARAPASGTFWFLLHALCCLISLFLGFRFSRLLFFLLFSTTALYHSTTSSSSAAVLRATTTTTTTTTTTTTTTNIFTLSFAAANPPPSNPANRTALEAASAADKGATSGNPQSHVVVGRHGIRIRPWPHPDPVEVMRAHQIMERVQEEQRRWYGVKEPRQVLVVTPTYSRAFQALHLTGLLHSLRNVPYPLTWIVVEAGGTTNATASLLGRSGLTFVHVPFPDHMPHDWADRHATENRMRLHALRVIRERKMDGVVVFADDSNVHSMELFDEVQKVQWMGAVSVGILAHTGAADQPHLSEEDKQNMPLPVQGPACNSSGHLAGWHTFNSLPFSGKTATVVGEAAPVLPRGLEWAGFVLNSRMLWKEAEGKPDWVKDLDAVGENGEEIENPLTLLNDPSSVEPLGNCGKKVLLWWLRVEARADSKFPQGWVIEPPLDIVVPAKRTPWPETTTELPSELLDDKQDQEDRRLSRANKSSRPRSTTKRKGDLQGQVN, encoded by the exons ATGATGAAGTCGCTGCTGCCGCAGAGCCAGCTGCGGCGCTCGTCGGCGCGGCCGtcgggggccgccgccgccgcgggcggagACGGGGCCGCGGCTGACGGCGGCGGGGCCTTGGCGCGGGCGCCCGCCTCGGGCACCTTCTGGTTCCTGCTCCACGCGCTCTGCTGCCTCATCTCGCTCTTCCTCGGGTTCCGCTTCTCgcggctcctcttcttcctgCTCTTCTCCACCACCGCGCTCTACCACTCCAccacctcgtcctcctccgccgcggtcCTGCGCGCCACCACGACGACCACAACCACCACGACCAcgacgaccaccaccaccaacatcTTCACGCTCTCCTTCGCGGCGGCGAACCCTCCGCCCTCCAACCCCGCCAACCGCACCGCGCTGgaggcggcctcggcggcggacAAGGGCGCGACCTCCGGGAACCCCCAGAGCCACGTGGTGGTGGGGCGGCACGGGATTCGGATCCGCCCGTGGCCGCACCCGGACCCCGTCGAGGTGATGCGGGCGCACCAGATCATGGAGCGCGTGCAGGAGGAGCAGCGCCGCTGGTACGGCGTCAAGGAGCCGAGGCAGGTGCTCGTCGTCACGCCGACCTACTCCCGCGCCTTCCAGGCGCTCCACCTCACCGGCCTACTCCACTCCCTCCGCAACGTGCCGTACCCGCTTACCTGGATCGTCGTCGAGGCGGGCGGCACCACCAACGCCACGGCGTCCCTGCTTGGGCGCTCCGGCCTCACCTTCGTCCACGTCCCCTTCCCTGACCACATGCCCCATGACTGGGCAGACCGCCATGCTACTGAGAACCGGATGCGCCTCCATGCCCTGCG GGTGATTCGGGAGAGGAAGATGGATGGCGTTGTGGTATTTGCGGATGACAGCAATGTTCATAGCATGGAGCTTTTTGATGAGGTGCAGAAGGTCCAGTGGATGGGTGCTGTATCCGTTGGAATCCTAGCACATACTGGAGCGGCAGACCAACCGCACCTCAGCGAGGAGGACAAGCAGAACATGCCTCTTCCAGTTCAAGGCCCTGCTTGCAACTCCTCTGGGCATCTGGCTGGATGGCACACATTTAACTCATTGCCATTTTCTGGGAAGACTGCCACGGTGGTTGGCGAGGCAGCCCCTGTTCTGCCCAGAGGTTTGGAGTGGGCTGGCTTTGTGTTGAACTCGAGAATGCTGTGGAAGGAGGCAGAGGGCAAGCCTGACTGGGTGAAGGATCTCGATGCTGTCGGTGAGAATGGAGAGGAGATTGAGAACCCACTTACTCTATTGAATGATCCGTCCTCTGTTGAACCACTGGGGAACTGTGGCAAGAAGGTCCTGCTGTGGTGGCTCCGCGTGGAAGCTCGGGCTGATAGCAAGTTTCCTCAGGG atgggtgattgAGCCACCTTTGGACATTGTCGTTCCTGCAAAACGCACTCCATGGCCTGAAACCACCACCGAGCTTCCATCCGAGTTGTTGGATGACAAGCAAGACCAGGAAGATAGGCGGTTGTCAAGAGCCAACAAATCATCTCGGCCCCGAAGCACCACGAAACGGAAGGGTGACCTTCAAGGGCAAGTGAACTGA
- the LOC120702273 gene encoding zingipain-2-like codes for MRSPRCPVPAAALLALAVALAASVAVAVAAPLERADEEVRRLYDAWRSEHRRPRCNCGQAGGEEDRLRLEVFRANLLYIDAHNAEADAGLHTFRLGLTPFADLTLDEFVRRALGFRNATAPRVPSTRYLPRAGDDLPDAVDWRLQGAVTGVKNQRHCGGCWAFSAVAAMEGINKIVTGNLVSLSEQELIDCDSHDSGCNGGDMGNAFQFVINNGGIDTEVDYPFIGTDGTCDAIRENKKVVSIDSYEMVPPNNEMALQKAVANQPVSVAINANSPAFQHYTSGIFNGVCGLQLDHGVTAVGYGSEDGGDFWIVKNSWGPGWGEGGYIRMARNVFLPTGKCGIAMDASYPVKSGPNPTAKAGIVKMSSLLLGSAEDSAAIVECLNGDGDGAITIEDELVRALGVVGAASAEDCAAIVECLDGDGDGDGAITIEEFRLMADLL; via the exons ATGCGTTCACCACGCTGTCCGGTGCCCGCCGCAGCGCTGCTCGCGCTCGCGGTGGCACTGGCCGcgtccgtcgccgtcgccgtcgcggcgccGCTGGAGCGGGCCGACGAGGAGGTGCGGCGGCTGTACGATGCGTGGAGGTCGGAGCACCGGCGGCCGCGCTGCAACTGCGgccaggccggcggcgaggaggaccgGCTGCGGCTGGAGGTGTTCCGCGCCAACCtgctctacatcgacgcgcacAACGCGGAGGCCGACGCGGGGCTCCAcaccttccgcctcggcctCACCCCCTTCGCCGACCTCACCCTGGATGAGTTCGTCCGCCGCGCCCTCGGCTTCCGCAATGCCACGGCGCCCCGGGTCCCCAGCACCCGCTACCTGCCCCGCGCCGGCGACGACCTCCCCGACGCCGTCGACTGGCGCCTGCAGGGCGCCGTCACCGGGGTCAAGAACCAACGGCACTGCG GTGGGTGCTGGGCGTTCTCGGCAGTGGCTGCCATGGAGGGGATCAACAAGATCGTGACGGGCAACCTCGTGTCGCTCTCGGAGCAGGAGCTAATTGACTGCGACAGCCATGACAGCGGCTGCAACGGCGGCGACATGGGCAACGCCTTCCAGTTCGTGATCAACAATGGCGGGATCGACACAGAGGTCGACTACCCCTTCATCGGAACAGACGGGACCTGTGATGCCATCAGG GAGAACAAAAAGGTTGTCTCCATAGATTCGTACGAGATGGTGCCACCCAACAACGAGATGGCGTTGCAGAAGGCGGTGGCGAACCAGCCCGTGAGCGTCGCCATTAACGCCAACAGCCCTGCGTTCCAGCACTATACCTCG GGCATCTTCAACGGGGTGTGCGGGCTGCAGCTTGACCACGGCGTGACGGCGGTGGGGTACGGCAGCGAGGACGGTGGGGACTTCTGGATCGTGAAGAACTCGTGGGGGCCCGGGTGGGGCGAGGGCGGCTACATCCGCATGGCGCGCAACGTGTTCTTGCCCACGGGCAAGTGCGGCATCGCCATGGACGCGTCGTACCCGGTGAAGAGCGGCCCCAACCCGACGGCGAAGGCTGGGATTGTTAAGATG AGCTCGCTGCTGCTGGGCAGCGCCGAGGATAGCGCGGCAATCGTCGAGTGCCTGAAcggagacggcgacggcgccatcACCATCGAGGACGAGCTAGTCAGGGCGCTCGGCGTCGTGGGCGCCGCCAGCGCCGAGGACTGCGCGGCCATCGTTGAGTGcctggacggcgacggcgatggcgacggcgcCATCACCATCGAGGAGTTCAGGCTCATGGCCGACCTCCTCTAG